In one window of Rhodanobacter sp. FDAARGOS 1247 DNA:
- a CDS encoding efflux transporter outer membrane subunit: MLQISRRSPSAMPARAWLSPLPVVMLVLSLAGCASMGGLHTHAMPIDPAGVAARNSLADTAFSPAAWPREHWWKGYGDPQLDRLMDGALGGQPGLRIAEARVRQAQALAEVAGASLYPQANASLRSTRQRFSENGTVPPPIAGSWQTINDLSLGVGYELDFWGRNRAAVDASLGRAKAAEVDLQAARLMLTTALARTYLRLDLAWAQRDLAQATLKQREQTLELTRRRVAAQIDSQLELTRAEAALPAVRERIAAIDESIALIDNQLAALQGKGPDAGLGIVRPRLAKVGEVSLPSQLPAELIGRRPDVVADRWRVEAASQDVKVAKARFYPNISLNGLVGLQSLGFGNFLDAGSRVLGVGPAISLPIFDGGRLRGNLGAQQAGYDVAVEHYNATVIAAVHDVVDQLVSLHWLQQRVHEQDQALALSQHAWELARARYRSGLANYLQVLAAEGQVLAQKQQLLQSQSRQRELRLNLIRALGGGYQPAAAPDPVSVAQGSQP, translated from the coding sequence ATGCTCCAGATTTCGCGCCGCTCCCCATCCGCCATGCCCGCGCGGGCCTGGTTGTCGCCACTGCCTGTCGTGATGCTGGTGCTTTCGCTGGCCGGCTGCGCCAGCATGGGCGGACTGCACACTCATGCCATGCCGATCGATCCGGCCGGGGTAGCGGCCAGGAACAGCCTGGCGGACACCGCGTTCTCTCCCGCCGCGTGGCCGCGCGAGCACTGGTGGAAGGGCTACGGCGATCCCCAGCTCGATCGCCTGATGGACGGCGCGCTCGGCGGCCAGCCCGGCCTGCGCATCGCCGAGGCACGGGTGCGCCAGGCGCAGGCGCTCGCCGAGGTGGCCGGTGCGTCGCTGTATCCGCAGGCGAATGCCAGCCTGCGCAGTACGCGTCAGCGCTTCAGCGAGAACGGCACGGTGCCGCCGCCGATCGCCGGCAGCTGGCAGACCATCAACGACCTGTCGCTGGGTGTCGGTTACGAGCTGGATTTCTGGGGCAGGAACCGGGCCGCGGTGGACGCGTCGCTGGGTCGCGCGAAAGCCGCCGAGGTGGATCTGCAGGCCGCGCGGCTGATGCTCACCACGGCGCTGGCGCGCACCTATCTGCGGCTCGACCTGGCCTGGGCGCAGCGCGATCTGGCGCAGGCCACGCTGAAGCAGCGCGAGCAGACCCTGGAACTGACCCGCCGGCGCGTCGCCGCCCAGATCGACTCGCAGCTGGAACTCACCCGGGCCGAAGCGGCGTTGCCGGCAGTGCGCGAACGCATCGCGGCGATCGACGAATCGATCGCCCTGATCGACAACCAGCTGGCAGCCTTGCAGGGCAAGGGGCCGGATGCCGGCCTGGGTATCGTCCGGCCGCGGCTGGCCAAGGTGGGCGAAGTCAGCCTGCCCAGCCAGCTGCCGGCCGAGCTGATCGGCCGCCGCCCCGACGTGGTCGCCGATCGCTGGCGGGTCGAAGCGGCCAGCCAGGACGTCAAGGTCGCGAAAGCGCGCTTCTATCCGAACATCAGCCTCAACGGCCTGGTCGGTCTGCAGAGCCTGGGCTTTGGCAACTTCCTCGACGCGGGCAGCCGCGTGCTTGGCGTGGGTCCGGCGATCTCGCTGCCGATCTTCGACGGCGGTCGCCTGCGCGGCAATCTCGGGGCGCAGCAAGCCGGCTACGACGTCGCGGTCGAGCACTACAACGCAACCGTGATCGCGGCGGTGCACGACGTGGTCGACCAGTTGGTATCGCTGCACTGGCTGCAACAGCGCGTGCACGAACAGGACCAGGCGCTGGCATTGAGCCAGCACGCCTGGGAGCTGGCCCGGGCGCGCTATCGCAGCGGATTGGCGAACTACCTGCAGGTGCTTGCGGCGGAAGGGCAGGTGCTGGCGCAGAAGCAGCAACTGCTCCAGTCGCAGTCGCGCCAGCGCGAACTGCGCCTGAACCTGATCCGCGCACTGGGCGGCGGCTACCAGCCCGCGGCCGCACCCGATCCCGTTTCCGTTGCCCAAGGGAGCCAACCATGA
- a CDS encoding MarR family winged helix-turn-helix transcriptional regulator translates to MKTPEAGIVAQLGTGELGFLVTGVRTAIWNSIEKELQPLDITAAQFVVFNSIAKGRGSSIGELCRVLGYDSGAMTRLLDRIEKKGLVRRVANPEDRRSYLIELTEESAVLVPRARRLVQKVFGRLLQGFSEREAAALKSSLEKILENAASTD, encoded by the coding sequence ATGAAAACGCCGGAAGCAGGCATCGTTGCGCAACTGGGTACGGGTGAACTGGGTTTCCTGGTCACCGGCGTGCGCACGGCGATCTGGAACTCGATCGAGAAGGAGTTGCAGCCACTGGACATCACCGCTGCCCAGTTCGTGGTGTTCAACAGCATCGCCAAGGGACGCGGCAGCAGCATCGGCGAATTGTGCCGGGTGCTCGGCTACGACTCCGGCGCGATGACGCGGCTGCTGGACCGGATCGAGAAGAAGGGGCTGGTGCGCCGCGTGGCCAACCCGGAGGACCGGCGCAGCTACCTGATCGAACTGACCGAGGAAAGCGCGGTGCTGGTGCCCAGGGCGCGCCGTCTGGTGCAGAAGGTGTTCGGCCGCCTGCTGCAGGGCTTCAGCGAACGCGAGGCGGCGGCGCTCAAGTCGTCGCTGGAGAAGATCCTGGAAAACGCCGCAAGCACGGACTGA
- a CDS encoding SDR family oxidoreductase: MNSSLQGKIVLVTGGSAGIGLATARAFIDAGAFVYITGRRQPELDAAIAALGPQAVGIRADAVSLDDIRRVFSRVAEDHRRLDVLYANAGFYEFGRLGDITEEHVDRSFDTNVRGLVFAVQGALPLMRDGGSVILTGSIVATRGAEAFSIYAASKAAVRSLARSWAVELKDRGVRVNVVSPGPIDTPGLGGLAGEPANLVPLKQHLASTVPMARMGRPEEVAHAVLFLASDEASFITGAELTVDGGASQL; this comes from the coding sequence ATGAACAGCTCATTGCAGGGCAAGATCGTCCTGGTCACCGGCGGCAGCGCCGGCATCGGCCTGGCCACGGCCAGGGCTTTCATCGACGCCGGTGCGTTCGTCTACATCACTGGCCGGCGCCAGCCGGAGCTGGATGCGGCGATCGCCGCGCTGGGCCCGCAAGCCGTGGGCATTCGCGCCGACGCGGTCAGTCTGGATGACATCCGTCGCGTGTTTTCGCGGGTCGCCGAAGATCATCGCCGGCTCGACGTGCTGTACGCGAACGCGGGCTTCTACGAGTTCGGCCGCTTGGGTGACATCACCGAGGAACACGTCGATCGCAGTTTCGACACTAATGTGCGCGGGCTGGTCTTCGCGGTGCAGGGCGCGCTGCCACTGATGCGCGACGGCGGCTCGGTGATCCTCACCGGCTCGATCGTGGCCACCCGGGGCGCCGAGGCCTTCAGCATCTACGCCGCCAGCAAGGCGGCCGTGCGCTCGCTGGCGCGCAGCTGGGCGGTGGAACTGAAGGACCGCGGCGTGCGCGTCAACGTGGTCAGCCCCGGCCCGATCGACACCCCCGGACTGGGCGGCCTTGCCGGCGAGCCGGCCAACCTGGTGCCGCTGAAACAGCACCTGGCCTCGACCGTGCCGATGGCACGCATGGGCCGACCGGAGGAAGTGGCCCATGCCGTGCTGTTCCTGGCCTCGGACGAGGCCAGCTTCATCACCGGTGCCGAGCTGACCGTCGATGGCGGGGCCAGCCAGCTCTGA
- a CDS encoding SDR family oxidoreductase, translating to MNRFEGKSVLVTGGSSGIGLAAAHAFAAEGARVIITGRDSAALAEARAALGGNTIALRNNAGVVAEVKDLAAALASQQIRLDAVFINAGIAKFASLADVDEELWNQGFDTNVKGAYFQIQALLPLLNAGASIVLNGSINAHIGMPNSSVYAASKAALISLARTLSAELLPRGVRVNVVSPGPISTPLYGKLGMDAATLEATAAQIQGQVPLGRFGTPQEVAATVLHLSAAESSFIVGSEIIIDGGMSQL from the coding sequence ATGAATCGTTTCGAAGGCAAGTCCGTACTCGTCACCGGTGGCAGCAGCGGCATCGGCCTGGCCGCCGCCCATGCGTTCGCCGCCGAAGGCGCGCGCGTCATCATCACCGGCCGCGACAGCGCCGCGCTGGCCGAGGCCAGGGCAGCGCTGGGCGGCAACACCATCGCCCTGCGCAACAATGCCGGCGTGGTCGCCGAGGTGAAGGACCTGGCTGCCGCGCTGGCCAGCCAGCAGATCCGCCTCGACGCCGTGTTCATCAACGCGGGCATCGCGAAGTTCGCCTCGCTCGCCGATGTCGACGAGGAGCTGTGGAACCAGGGCTTCGACACCAACGTCAAGGGCGCCTACTTCCAGATCCAGGCCTTGCTGCCGCTGCTCAATGCGGGCGCCTCGATCGTGCTGAACGGTTCGATCAACGCGCACATCGGCATGCCGAATTCGTCGGTCTACGCCGCCAGCAAGGCCGCACTGATCTCGCTGGCCAGGACACTGTCGGCCGAACTGTTGCCACGCGGCGTGCGCGTCAACGTAGTCAGCCCCGGCCCGATCAGCACGCCGCTGTACGGCAAGCTGGGCATGGATGCCGCGACTCTGGAAGCCACCGCCGCCCAGATCCAGGGCCAGGTGCCGCTGGGCCGTTTCGGCACGCCGCAGGAAGTGGCGGCCACCGTGTTGCATCTGTCGGCTGCGGAATCGTCCTTCATCGTCGGCAGCGAAATCATCATCGACGGCGGCATGAGCCAGTTGTAA
- a CDS encoding LysR family transcriptional regulator codes for MLSDDELALLEAIRSTGSLSRAAAHLGKAPSTVSHAARQLETRFDALLFDRRRYRLQLTPAGELLTHEAARLVQDVARLNQRVKQVANGWEDRLHIVTDEILEFETLLPVIRAFDALQSGVRLRLTHEVLGGTWEALREGRAELVVGATNEPPAMPKLRWFELGTMDWVFAVSPRHPLAKATEPLSQDAVGAHRSVVVADSSRNVGRAYGIVAGQATLAVPSMRAKILAQRDGLGAGWLPRHRASALLRSGQLVEKSMSEPREPNTVYVAWRSDQEGRALSWWLEQLRQPRLAKRLIQGLPVPAENR; via the coding sequence ATGTTGTCCGACGACGAACTGGCCCTGCTGGAGGCGATCCGCAGCACCGGCAGCCTGTCCCGCGCGGCCGCGCACCTGGGCAAGGCGCCCTCGACCGTCTCGCATGCGGCCCGCCAGCTGGAAACACGTTTCGACGCGCTGCTGTTCGACCGCCGCCGCTACCGCCTGCAACTCACCCCGGCGGGCGAGTTGCTCACCCACGAGGCCGCGCGGCTGGTGCAGGACGTGGCCCGCTTGAACCAGCGCGTGAAGCAGGTGGCCAACGGTTGGGAAGACCGGCTGCACATCGTCACCGACGAGATCCTGGAGTTCGAGACGTTGCTGCCGGTGATCCGTGCGTTCGATGCGTTGCAGTCCGGCGTGCGCCTGCGCCTCACCCACGAGGTGCTCGGCGGCACCTGGGAAGCCTTGCGCGAAGGCCGGGCGGAACTGGTGGTCGGCGCCACCAACGAGCCGCCGGCGATGCCCAAGCTGCGCTGGTTCGAGCTCGGCACGATGGACTGGGTGTTCGCCGTATCGCCGCGACACCCGCTGGCGAAAGCCACCGAGCCGCTGTCACAGGATGCGGTCGGCGCCCATCGTTCGGTGGTGGTGGCCGACTCCTCGCGCAACGTCGGCCGCGCTTACGGCATCGTCGCTGGGCAGGCGACGCTGGCGGTGCCCAGCATGCGCGCCAAGATCCTTGCCCAGCGCGATGGCCTGGGCGCGGGCTGGCTGCCGCGACATCGTGCCAGCGCCCTGCTGCGGAGTGGCCAATTGGTCGAGAAGAGCATGAGCGAGCCGCGCGAACCGAACACGGTCTACGTCGCCTGGCGCAGCGACCAGGAAGGTCGCGCGCTGAGCTGGTGGCTGGAGCAATTGCGCCAGCCACGGCTGGCGAAGCGGCTGATCCAGGGACTGCCGGTGCCCGCGGAGAACCGCTAG
- a CDS encoding EAL domain-containing protein, with translation MDRTTSELEFHQVFERITDAYVALDRDWRYIYLNAKACEFFGRRVEDLIGRHIWTEFPEGEGQPFQRAYEQAMADQQPRQIEAWYPPYQRWFENRIYPSAEGLTIYFLDITERKRAEQELLQHQRMLSQAQQVAHVGSWEWDIAENRVTWSEELYRIYGVTPARHAATFESYLALVHPQDRERVQQTIAQAVTGTQPFEFEERIVRPDGAVRTLLSRGMVEVDAAGRAVRLMGACQDISERKRAEQLEAGQHEILAGIAAQRPLAQSLAQIAHLHEAMNPGALCSLLLLDESGQHVLHGAAPSLPEAYSRALHGLEIGEARGSCGTAAWRRERVVVADIASHPYWANYKSLALAHGLKACWSTPVLGSGGKVLGTFAVYFRELREPRPEELYSIDRMLPLTGVAIESEQLIRRLRERDRFFEMSLEIFCIIDPATQRLVQFNPSLPRVTGYSADELKSRSYREFLRVESDVFDVDPMQQLDAAGQRMHDFVSRCICRDGSERQLEWVSFVAPDGLVYAVARDITERRRVEAELAYASSHDPVTGLQHHLLLEHALAEILCYPNVPASVLVVGLDRFQLVNASVGHPTGDDVLLRLATRLQTALGGRGRIARFAGDEFMVTVAGMPPAAVLELAEVLRAVVAEPIEGEDYRLLLTASVGVSHSSAHGTDARNLLRRAEAAMSQAKQEGRDRVCEFSLAQMQELEDRLLLGNHLRDAIRLGELELHYQPQHAAADLRLTGFEALLRWNCRQLGQVSPARFIPIAEALGLMHEIGGWVLDVACRQVREWLDLGYRDFTVAVNVSAQQLQRPGLLAQVAASLQRHAVPPAMLDIEITESSLMENVGRVQRTLAELKALGIKLSLDDFGTGYSSLAYLKQFPIDKLKIDQIFVRDLPQDAADAAIVRTIIAVAHELHMGVAAEGVATAEQAQFLVGAGCDELQGHHLGHALSASDAARRLDAARG, from the coding sequence ATGGATCGCACCACGTCCGAGCTGGAATTTCACCAGGTGTTCGAGCGCATCACCGATGCGTACGTGGCGCTGGATCGGGACTGGCGCTACATCTACCTCAATGCGAAGGCCTGCGAGTTTTTCGGTCGCCGGGTGGAAGACCTGATCGGCCGGCACATCTGGACCGAATTCCCCGAAGGCGAGGGCCAGCCGTTCCAGCGCGCCTACGAACAGGCGATGGCCGACCAGCAGCCGCGGCAGATCGAGGCCTGGTATCCGCCGTACCAGCGCTGGTTCGAGAACCGCATCTATCCTTCGGCGGAAGGCCTGACCATCTACTTCCTCGACATCACCGAACGCAAACGGGCCGAACAGGAATTGCTGCAGCACCAGCGCATGTTGTCGCAGGCGCAGCAGGTGGCGCACGTCGGCAGCTGGGAATGGGACATCGCGGAAAACCGGGTGACCTGGTCGGAGGAGCTGTATCGCATCTATGGGGTGACGCCGGCGCGGCACGCCGCCACGTTCGAGTCCTACCTGGCGCTGGTGCATCCGCAGGATCGCGAACGCGTGCAGCAGACGATCGCCCAGGCCGTGACCGGAACGCAGCCATTCGAGTTCGAGGAACGCATCGTGCGTCCGGACGGCGCGGTGCGCACCCTGCTCAGTCGCGGCATGGTCGAGGTCGACGCCGCCGGTCGCGCCGTGCGCCTGATGGGCGCCTGCCAGGACATCAGCGAACGCAAGCGCGCCGAACAGCTGGAGGCCGGCCAGCACGAAATCCTGGCCGGCATCGCGGCGCAGCGTCCGCTGGCGCAAAGCCTGGCGCAGATCGCCCACCTGCACGAGGCGATGAACCCCGGCGCGCTGTGCTCGCTGCTGCTGCTCGACGAAAGCGGGCAGCACGTGCTGCACGGTGCCGCGCCGAGCCTGCCCGAGGCCTACAGCCGCGCCCTGCATGGCCTGGAAATCGGCGAAGCCAGGGGTTCCTGCGGCACCGCTGCGTGGCGGCGCGAGCGCGTGGTGGTGGCCGACATCGCCAGCCATCCGTATTGGGCCAACTACAAGTCGCTGGCGCTGGCGCACGGCCTCAAGGCGTGCTGGTCCACGCCGGTGCTGGGCAGCGGCGGCAAGGTGCTGGGCACCTTCGCGGTGTATTTCCGCGAACTGCGCGAGCCACGTCCGGAAGAGCTGTACAGCATCGACCGCATGTTGCCGCTCACCGGCGTGGCGATCGAAAGCGAGCAGCTCATCCGCCGCCTGCGCGAGCGCGACCGCTTCTTCGAGATGTCGCTGGAAATCTTCTGCATCATCGATCCGGCCACGCAGCGGCTGGTGCAGTTCAACCCCTCGTTGCCGCGCGTGACCGGCTACTCCGCCGACGAATTGAAGTCGCGCAGCTACCGCGAATTCCTGCGCGTGGAAAGCGACGTGTTCGACGTCGATCCGATGCAGCAACTCGATGCGGCCGGCCAGCGCATGCACGATTTCGTCAGCCGCTGCATCTGCCGCGACGGCAGCGAACGACAGCTGGAGTGGGTGTCGTTCGTGGCGCCCGACGGGCTGGTCTATGCCGTGGCGCGCGACATCACCGAGCGGCGGCGGGTCGAGGCCGAACTGGCCTACGCCTCCAGCCACGACCCGGTCACCGGCCTGCAGCACCACCTGCTGCTGGAACACGCACTGGCGGAAATCCTGTGCTATCCGAACGTACCGGCGTCGGTGCTGGTGGTGGGCCTGGACCGCTTCCAGCTGGTCAACGCCTCGGTCGGTCATCCCACCGGCGACGACGTGCTGCTGCGCCTCGCCACCCGGTTGCAGACGGCGCTGGGCGGGCGCGGCCGGATCGCCCGTTTCGCCGGTGACGAATTCATGGTGACGGTCGCCGGGATGCCTCCCGCCGCGGTGCTGGAGCTGGCCGAGGTGCTGCGGGCGGTGGTGGCCGAGCCGATCGAGGGCGAGGATTACCGGCTGCTGCTGACCGCCAGCGTGGGCGTCAGTCATTCGTCCGCGCATGGCACCGATGCGAGGAACCTGCTGCGCCGCGCCGAGGCGGCGATGAGTCAGGCCAAGCAGGAAGGGCGCGACCGCGTCTGCGAATTTTCGCTGGCGCAGATGCAGGAACTGGAAGACCGCCTGCTGCTGGGCAATCACCTGCGCGATGCGATCCGGCTGGGCGAGCTGGAGCTGCACTACCAGCCGCAGCATGCTGCCGCCGACCTGCGGCTGACCGGTTTCGAGGCGCTGCTGCGCTGGAACTGCCGCCAGCTCGGGCAGGTTTCACCGGCCCGCTTCATCCCGATTGCCGAAGCGCTCGGCCTGATGCACGAGATCGGCGGCTGGGTGCTCGACGTGGCCTGCCGGCAGGTGCGCGAATGGCTCGACCTGGGCTATCGCGACTTCACCGTCGCGGTGAATGTGTCGGCCCAGCAACTGCAGCGGCCCGGGCTGCTGGCCCAGGTGGCCGCTTCGCTGCAGCGACATGCCGTGCCGCCGGCGATGCTGGACATCGAGATCACCGAAAGCTCGCTGATGGAAAACGTGGGGCGGGTACAGCGCACCCTGGCCGAGCTGAAGGCGCTGGGCATCAAGCTGTCGCTGGATGATTTCGGCACCGGCTATTCCAGCCTGGCCTACCTCAAGCAATTCCCGATCGACAAGCTGAAGATCGACCAGATCTTCGTGCGCGACCTGCCGCAGGACGCCGCGGATGCAGCGATCGTGCGCACCATCATCGCGGTGGCGCACGAGCTGCACATGGGCGTCGCAGCCGAAGGCGTGGCGACCGCGGAACAGGCGCAGTTCCTCGTCGGCGCCGGCTGCGACGAACTGCAGGGCCACCATCTCGGTCACGCCCTGAGCGCCAGCGACGCAGCCCGGCGCCTCGACGCCGCGCGCGGCTAG
- a CDS encoding LacI family DNA-binding transcriptional regulator: MRMKAKATSIDIAHLAGVSQATVSRALRGSPLVNEETRRRIQAAADQLNYKVDKNASNLRKMHTGTLALLFFEDPTADESHINPFFLSMLGSITRACALQGYDLLISFQQFSHDWHADFADSKKADGLILLGYGDYLAYTDKLEKLVGQGTRFVRWGAVLPDQPGVSIGCDNFAGGLAVAEHLLERGCRRIAFLGDASSHYPEFFGRYRGYVQALEQAGIAVDPDLQQNAESTEHSGYEAMRGLILNETGFDAVFAASDLIAIGAMRALSDHGLRVPQDVALAGFDDIATASFVNPPLTTVLQDTRQAGEVLVDSLLGLIRGEPVDSEVLPVKLMVRRSSLR, encoded by the coding sequence TTGCGGATGAAGGCAAAGGCCACTTCAATCGACATTGCCCACCTGGCCGGGGTATCCCAGGCCACGGTGTCGCGTGCGCTGCGTGGCAGCCCGCTGGTCAATGAGGAAACCCGGCGGCGCATCCAGGCCGCCGCCGACCAGCTCAACTACAAGGTCGACAAGAACGCGTCCAACCTGCGCAAGATGCACACCGGCACGCTGGCGCTGCTGTTCTTCGAGGACCCCACCGCCGACGAGTCGCACATCAACCCGTTCTTCCTGTCGATGCTGGGCTCGATCACCCGCGCCTGTGCCCTGCAGGGTTACGACCTGCTGATCTCGTTCCAGCAGTTCTCGCACGACTGGCATGCCGACTTCGCCGACAGCAAGAAGGCCGACGGGCTGATCCTGCTGGGCTACGGCGATTACCTGGCCTATACCGACAAGCTGGAAAAACTGGTCGGCCAGGGCACCCGCTTCGTGCGCTGGGGCGCGGTGCTGCCCGACCAGCCCGGCGTGTCGATCGGTTGCGACAATTTCGCCGGCGGCCTGGCGGTGGCCGAGCACCTGCTCGAGCGCGGCTGTCGCCGCATCGCGTTCCTGGGCGATGCCTCCAGCCACTACCCGGAATTCTTCGGCCGCTATCGTGGCTACGTGCAGGCGCTTGAACAGGCCGGCATCGCGGTCGATCCGGACCTGCAACAGAACGCCGAAAGCACCGAGCATTCGGGCTACGAGGCGATGCGCGGACTGATCCTCAACGAAACCGGCTTCGATGCCGTGTTCGCTGCCAGCGACCTGATCGCGATCGGTGCGATGCGCGCACTGAGCGACCACGGCCTGCGGGTGCCGCAGGATGTCGCGCTGGCTGGCTTCGACGACATCGCCACCGCCAGCTTCGTCAACCCGCCGCTGACCACCGTGCTGCAGGACACCCGCCAGGCCGGCGAGGTGCTGGTCGACAGCCTGCTCGGCCTGATCCGGGGCGAGCCGGTGGACAGCGAAGTGCTGCCGGTGAAGCTGATGGTGCGCCGCTCCAGCCTGCGCTGA
- a CDS encoding sugar porter family MFS transporter: MSTMDATGDGLGRHATARVVLISAAAALGGFLFGFDTAVINGAVDAIRGSFALDAAQIGFAVSCALLGSALGAWYAGMLANRFGRVRTMQVAAVLLVASAIGSGMATAVWDLILWRLVGGIGVGVASVIAPTYIAEVSPANIRGRLGSMQQLAIVLGIFAALLSDAWLSGAAGGASQPLWLGLAAWRWMFLVATLPALVYGVLVLGVPESPRHLVAKGRIDEARIVLRKVLNMHSEAALDSKLHDIEGSLRSEHKPRLSDLRGKAAGLLPVVWIGILLSVFQQFVGINVIFYYSSTLWHSVGFSEADSFTITVVTSIVNVLVTLVAIALVDRIGRKPLLVVGSAGMAITLGVMAWCFSQATGSGAELSLPGSVGMVALVAANAYVVFFGVSWGPVVWVLLGEMFPNSIRATALAVAAAAQWLANFAITSSFPALAELGLTFAYGLYAGFALLSLLFVLSGVRETRGVELEDMRA, encoded by the coding sequence ATGAGCACGATGGATGCAACCGGAGATGGCCTGGGGCGGCACGCCACGGCGCGCGTGGTACTGATTTCGGCGGCGGCCGCGCTGGGCGGATTCCTGTTTGGCTTCGACACGGCCGTGATCAACGGCGCGGTCGACGCGATCCGCGGCAGCTTCGCGCTGGACGCGGCCCAGATCGGCTTCGCGGTGTCCTGTGCCCTGCTCGGTTCGGCGCTGGGCGCCTGGTATGCGGGCATGCTGGCCAACCGCTTCGGCCGCGTGCGCACCATGCAGGTGGCGGCGGTGCTGCTGGTCGCCAGCGCGATCGGTTCGGGCATGGCCACCGCGGTGTGGGACCTGATCCTGTGGCGACTGGTCGGCGGCATCGGCGTGGGCGTGGCCTCGGTGATCGCTCCCACCTACATCGCCGAGGTATCGCCGGCAAACATTCGCGGCCGGCTCGGCTCGATGCAGCAGCTGGCGATCGTGCTGGGCATCTTCGCCGCCCTGCTCAGCGATGCCTGGCTGAGCGGTGCAGCGGGCGGAGCCAGCCAGCCGCTGTGGCTGGGCCTGGCGGCGTGGCGCTGGATGTTCCTGGTGGCCACCCTGCCGGCGCTGGTCTACGGCGTGCTGGTGCTGGGCGTGCCGGAATCGCCGCGCCACCTGGTGGCCAAGGGCCGCATCGACGAAGCCCGCATCGTGCTGCGCAAGGTGCTGAACATGCACAGCGAGGCAGCGCTGGACAGCAAGCTGCATGACATCGAAGGCAGCCTGCGTTCGGAACACAAGCCGCGCCTGAGCGACCTGCGCGGCAAGGCGGCCGGGCTGTTGCCGGTGGTCTGGATCGGCATCCTGCTGTCGGTGTTCCAGCAGTTCGTGGGCATCAACGTGATCTTCTACTACTCGTCCACCCTGTGGCATTCGGTGGGCTTCAGCGAGGCCGACTCGTTCACCATCACCGTGGTCACCTCGATCGTCAACGTGCTGGTGACCCTGGTCGCCATCGCGCTGGTCGACAGGATCGGCCGCAAGCCGCTGTTGGTGGTCGGCTCGGCGGGCATGGCGATTACCCTGGGCGTGATGGCGTGGTGCTTCTCGCAGGCCACCGGCAGCGGTGCGGAGCTGAGCCTGCCCGGCTCGGTTGGCATGGTGGCCCTGGTCGCGGCGAACGCCTACGTGGTGTTCTTCGGCGTCAGCTGGGGCCCGGTGGTCTGGGTGCTGCTGGGCGAGATGTTCCCCAATTCGATTCGTGCCACCGCGCTGGCGGTGGCCGCCGCGGCGCAGTGGCTGGCCAACTTCGCCATCACCAGCAGCTTCCCCGCACTGGCCGAACTGGGCCTGACCTTCGCCTACGGCCTGTATGCCGGCTTCGCCTTGCTGTCGCTGCTGTTCGTATTATCAGGCGTGCGCGAGACCCGCGGCGTCGAACTGGAGGACATGCGCGCATGA